GGTCGAAACCATTCAACATAAAATTAGAGAGCGGGCAATGCTGCTACTGGAAGAAACAGACGACAGTAGCAATACGACCTTCTCACCTCAAGCACGGGCAATGGAATTGCTAGACTGCTCTACCGAAAACGTCAAATATCCCCAGTTTTATCATTGGTGGTTGGTACAGCTAGAGATCTTCTCGCGTAAATCCTCAGATGCCAGAAATGTTACAGGTATAGAAAATTGGGAATACAAAGGGCGATCGCGTAAGGCGCAAGATCGCAGTTGGCGAGAACGATTGCGGACGTTTTTTGAAAAAGATGAATCGGAAAAATAGGGGCGATCGCGTCGCGGAATTTCCTAGTTTTTCAAGCTGAGTTTTTAGAACTTACGCCACAGCTTGTGTATCCACTGCCAAAATTTCAGAAAGACTTCTTCAAACCACAACATGGCGCGATCGAGCCATGCCAAGATTTGCTCTAGTGGATGTTTAACATAACCCATTAAGGTTGCAGGGGTTTCAATCCAGTCTGGTGTTGACTGCACGGATGAATTTTGAGTCTCTGATGTAGAAATATTGCTCGGCTCAGCTTTATGCAGCGATTGTTTGCCTTTGCTAGCTTTACGAATTTCAGAACTTTTTGCTCTGGTTTCGATCCCCCCAACCCCCCTTGAGAAGGGGGGCGAGATTTTCTCGCGAGAGCCGCTCTCCCCAACTCCTCTTCTTAAGAGAGGTGAGATTCTCTTGCTAGCACGATTTTGCAGCCTTGAAATTTCAGGAGTAGACTGCTGCCCCCCTTTATAAGGGGGGTTGGGGGGATCGTTCGCCTGCCTCCCTTCATAAGGGGGGTTGGGGGGAGCGCTTGCCCGAATTTGTGGTTTAGCTATACCTTTAGGCGCTCTAATTTTGGAGAGAAATTGACGCAACCTTCCACGTTCTTGAGGGAAAGTAGAGTCAATACTAGGATTAGCGGGGAGAGCAAAATTAGGCATGGTGCGATCGCCTGTCGTTTCTGGCGTAATCGATCCGAAGAGATCGCTAGCCGTCAGCCAGGGATCTTCTAGATCTTCCTCGGCTGAACCTTCACTAGCAGGAAGTTTGGCAGTTGGGCGACGAGCGGGAAATTTAGGATTTACGGGGATCGATCTACCTGTGAGCGGGGAAACTCCCTTGGGAGTCGTACTAGTTGTGATGGAAGGTGTAGTAGCGCGATCGTCCGTCCCAAAAAAGTAATCGATCGCCGCCCAAATCAGAGATAGAATTCCTGTCGCGTGAGTTTTGCTGCTTGCCTCAGTTCGCACGGCGGCTGTAGAGCGTTCTGAACCAGCAATATCGTGACTTTGAGAGAAAATACCTTGATAGAAGGCGATCGCAGCTGACTTAACTCGGACGAGATGATGAGATTCTACCTTAGCCACAGTATGGTCTAGAGAAGTCAGCCACGGGGGAGTTGTAGGGGCGCACAGCTGTGCGCCCGTACTGGAGTCGGGAGGAGCCAGTCGCTTGCGGGGGTTCCCCCCGTTGTGCGAACTGGCGTTCGGGAGTTGAGATTGATGCCCAATTTTTTGACGGTATTGCCAGTACTGAGCTATGGCAGTCATTATTTGGTCTTGTAACGCTACTTGCTGCTGAGGATCGATAACATCCAGAGTTTGATTTTGTGCTGTCACTAATACCAAATTTCGGCTATCTAGCTGTGAAGCAATACCTTGGATGGGGTAATTGGTAATTGGTAATTGGTAATTGGTAATTGGTAATTGGTAGTTGTTGGTTGACAGTTGACAGTAGACGCTGGCGCTACACTGCGTGAAAACAGGTGAGTGTTGTTTTTTCTCCCTCAGCTCCCTCAGTTCCCTCAGCTCCCCCAGCTCTCTTCTCCCTGCTCCCGTCACATACAGCAAAACTTGCCGAATCGGAGTATCAACCGTTGGCGATTCCTCTTGAATCACTGCGTCATCAGATGGTAACTGACGCAGGGTGGCTTCAACTGCTTGATGTACTTGATTTGCCGTCGATCGCCTGGACTGTAACAGTAGAAATATGGGATACATTCCTACAGCTGCAACCCAACTGGCAGTAGATTGGAGATTGCGCCAAGCGCGATCGCACTGCTGGGTAAAGCGGCGCGATTGCTTGTGGACGAATCGAAACAGTCTGCTTTGATAGCGAGCGGAGGAAGCAGGAGTCATAGACTAAGTGCGGACGAGGAATTATAAATTATGAAACGAACGATCTAAAAAATGAATGAGTATTTTATCCTTGAGGCGGCTAACATTCATGTCGGCAGATATGCACCGATCTTATCGAGAAACAGATCCTTTTATAACGTTTGTTGCTAACTGAAATCTTAAAATAGATCGATTCTTATCACTTCTCAACCGTGCTTTTATCTTTATAATTTAGTGTTTTGATATTTTCGCGTCCTCATAACTGGGCTAGATCTATGACATCTTTTGCACCACACTCCAATTTAGAGGTAATTGCACAAGCGATCGCCCAGTTACGCCACTGTACTCAAGTCGATCTGCAAATGAATTGGTTGGGGTGGCTGGAGCCAAAATCGGAGAAGTCTGTAGGGGCGCACAACTGTGCGCCCCTACCAACCCTTTGCTCCCTCAATAACAGAGGACATATTGCCTGGGAAAAAGGGAAAAAAGTCTTGTGGTTGCAGCAAAAGTTAGTAGTTCCAGCACAATTACAGGGCTATCCTCTGGCTGGCTTATCGCTGCGACTGGCTTTGACTTGGTGGGCGGAATTAGCTCAAATTTATGTCAACGATGAATTGGTACAAGAGGGAGATTTATTCGATTGCTCGACAAGAATACTCCTCAGTTCTGGCGTGAGTCCTGGGGAAGAATTTTCTGTGAGTTTACGGCTGGTAAGTCCAAATCACGACGATGGAGCCTTGGTACGATCGCTATGCTTATATGAATCAAACGATCCAGCAGATCCAGAGCCAAGTTTTGTGGCAGATGAATTAACCATTCTCCAGAAGCATTTAGAAACCTTTGAGCCAGCACAATTATCCACGCTTGCTACTGCTGTCGCTCAAATCGATTGGTCGAGTTTATCAGATAAAGACAAGTTTGGGCGATCGCTCCATGCTTTACGCCAAAATCTCCAATCCAAAATCTACGTTGCGCTGGAACCGCATCAAAGGTGTAACCCAAAATCTAAAATCTTTCTCCTCGGACACGCTCACTTAGATTTAGCATGGTTGTGGGCTGTCAGCGAAACTTGGGAAGCGGCTCAGCGTACCTTTACTTCCGTTCTTAACCTGCAACAAGCTTTTCCCGAACTCACTTTTTGCCATTCTACTCCCGCTCTTTACGCCTGGATCGAACAATACCGTCCCGATTTATTTACCGCAATTCAGCAACAAGTCAAAACTGGACGTTGGGAAATTGTCGGCGGTTTATGGGTAGAGCCAGAACTCAACACCGTCAGTGGAGAATCAATTGTCAGGCAGCTCTTGTACGGACAAAGATACGTGCAAGCAAAATTTGGTCAAATTTCTTCTGTTGCTTGGTTGCCAGATAGTTTCGGCTTCTGCGCGACTCTACCGCAATTTCTGAGTTTAGGAGGAATGGAATATTTCGTCACCCAGAAATTACGCTGGAATGACACGACGCAATTTCCCCATGAAATTTTCTGGTGGCGATCGCCTGACGGTACGGATATACTGAGCCTCATGTCTGCGCCCATCGGTGAAGGCATCGATCCGGTCAAAATGGCAGCTTATGCTTGCGACTGGGAAGCCAAAACTCAATTACCACAATTTCTCTGGCTACCTGGGGTCGGCGATCATGGTGGTGGTCCCACCCGCGATATGCTTGAAGTCGCGCGACGCTGGCAACAATCGCCCTTTTTTCCCGATTTAGAATTTACCACCGCTGAGAAGTATTTGCGGGGAATTCCGCATGTAGAGACGTTACATGTAACGTCTCTACATTTGCCCATATGGAACGATGAGCTTTATTTAGAATTTCATCGCGGCTGTTATACGTCTCATGCCGATCAAAAACGATTCAATCGTCGTTGCGAAGACTTGTTATATCAAGCAGAATTATTCGCAACTCTGGCAATGCTGACTGCTGAGACAGCCTATCCCAAAACAGAAATTGAAGAGGCTTGGAAAAAAGTCTTATTTAATCAATTTCACGATATTTTACCTGGTTCTGCTATTCCTGAAGTTTATGTTGATGCTAACCAAGACTGGCGAGAAGCAGAGCAAACGGCAACAGCTATTTTAAACCAATCTTTGCAAGCGATCGCCGCTCAAATCGATCTCCCTCCATCTCCCCATCCTGAAGCACAGCCAATTGTCGTTTTTAACTCCCTCAATTGGGTGCGATCGCAAGTTGTCGAACTTACAGTTCCAAATCTACAAGATACTAACTGGCAAATCTGTACTTCAACGGGAGAAAGCGTCCAATCTTACATTAACGTTACTGAATTTACGGGCGATCGACAATCATCTACCGGACTTATTTCTTTTCTCGCCAAAGATATTCCCTCCGTTGGTTATCGCGTTTATTGGTTATGTCCCCATCCCAATTTCATTGCATTGAGTTCTCAGGTAGCAAGTTCTACCGAATATGTTATTGAAAATGAGTATTTGCGCGTTACTGTAGATTCTCATACGGGAGATTTATCAAGCGTTTTTGACAA
This window of the Chroococcidiopsis thermalis PCC 7203 genome carries:
- a CDS encoding alpha-mannosidase; translation: MTSFAPHSNLEVIAQAIAQLRHCTQVDLQMNWLGWLEPKSEKSVGAHNCAPLPTLCSLNNRGHIAWEKGKKVLWLQQKLVVPAQLQGYPLAGLSLRLALTWWAELAQIYVNDELVQEGDLFDCSTRILLSSGVSPGEEFSVSLRLVSPNHDDGALVRSLCLYESNDPADPEPSFVADELTILQKHLETFEPAQLSTLATAVAQIDWSSLSDKDKFGRSLHALRQNLQSKIYVALEPHQRCNPKSKIFLLGHAHLDLAWLWAVSETWEAAQRTFTSVLNLQQAFPELTFCHSTPALYAWIEQYRPDLFTAIQQQVKTGRWEIVGGLWVEPELNTVSGESIVRQLLYGQRYVQAKFGQISSVAWLPDSFGFCATLPQFLSLGGMEYFVTQKLRWNDTTQFPHEIFWWRSPDGTDILSLMSAPIGEGIDPVKMAAYACDWEAKTQLPQFLWLPGVGDHGGGPTRDMLEVARRWQQSPFFPDLEFTTAEKYLRGIPHVETLHVTSLHLPIWNDELYLEFHRGCYTSHADQKRFNRRCEDLLYQAELFATLAMLTAETAYPKTEIEEAWKKVLFNQFHDILPGSAIPEVYVDANQDWREAEQTATAILNQSLQAIAAQIDLPPSPHPEAQPIVVFNSLNWVRSQVVELTVPNLQDTNWQICTSTGESVQSYINVTEFTGDRQSSTGLISFLAKDIPSVGYRVYWLCPHPNFIALSSQVASSTEYVIENEYLRVTVDSHTGDLSSVFDKINRWEVLNGAGNQLQAFQDSGQYWDAWNIDPNYAQHPLPSAELISINRHGDRDFLQSCVSVARKIGQSVFSQDYILEIGSPVLKIKTSVDWQERHVMVKAAFPLNVSADYATYEIPCGAIARPTQPQTPADKAKWEVPALRWADISMSDRGVSLLNDCKYGYDCQPDRLRLTLLRSPVWPDPEADMGLHEFTYALYPHAGTWQQAQTVRRGYELNIPLQVLLLPAATATSGKIPDKTSFLTISADNLILMAFKPSEDEPQELILRCYECHGDPAQLDLQNTLNLNVADDLDLLERSIATNRADRTAKTISPWKIVTLKLKVR